The genomic interval CTGGCGCACCTTGAGCGCCTCACGCTCAGATTGTCAGATTGCGGAAGTTGACAATTTTTTCATCGCAGGTCTATTGTTGCGTTCGGAACGGCAAAAACGCCGGGGCACCCGGTCCACACGCCGACCCCACCCCACATCCCATAAGGAGGACAAGACATGCTGAAACCCCTAGGTGACCGCGTTCTGGTTGAAATCATCGAGGAAGCCGAGCAGAAAACCGCCGGCGGCCTGTTCGTCCCTGACACCGCCAAAGAAAAGAGCCAGCGCGGCAAAGTGATCGCCGTCGGCAACGGCAAGGTGCTCGACAACGGCACCCGCGTCGCGCTTGACGTCAAGGAAGGCGACACCGTGTACTTCGCCAAATACGGCGGCACCGAAGTCAGCCTGGAGGGCAAGAACTACAGCATCCTCGCCGAACGCGACATCCTCGCCATCGTCGAGTAAAAGCGTTGAGCGCCGGACCCCACTGCGCCACAGTCCGGTCCACGCGCCCGCTTTCCGCTGCGTCCTTCCGTCCCACTCAGTAAAAGCACAGGGCCACCCAGCACCCGCCGGTTCCGGCCCAGCGCCCTTAAAGGAGCACCACCATGGCTAAACAGCTTGTGTTTGATGAAGCCGCCCGCCGCAGCCTCGAGCGCGGAGTCAATGCCGTCGCCAACGCCGTCAAGGTCACCCTCGGGCCCCGCGGCCGCAACGTCGTGATCGAGAAGAAGTTCGGCAGCCCCACCATCACCAAGGACGGCGTGACCGTCGCCAAGGAAATCGAACTCGAGGACAAACTCGAGAACATCGGCGCGCAGCTTCTCAAGGAAGTCGCCAGCAAAACCAACGACATCACCGGTGACGGCACCACCACCGCCACGGTGCTCGGCCAGGCCGTCGTGAAAGAAGGCCTGCGCAACGTCGCCGCCGGCGCCAACCCCCTGGCATTGAAGCGCGGCATCGACAAGGCCGTGGCCGCCGCCATCGAAGAAATCAAGAAGCTCGCCGTGCCGATTGAGGACAGCGACGCCATCAAGAAGGTCGCCGGCATCAGCGCCAACGATGAGCAGGTCGGTCAGGAAATCGCCAGCGCGATGGACAAGGTCGGCAAGGAAGGCGTCATCACCATCGAAGAAAGCAAGGGCTTCGACA from Deinococcus taeanensis carries:
- the groES gene encoding co-chaperone GroES, whose protein sequence is MLKPLGDRVLVEIIEEAEQKTAGGLFVPDTAKEKSQRGKVIAVGNGKVLDNGTRVALDVKEGDTVYFAKYGGTEVSLEGKNYSILAERDILAIVE